One Streptomyces sp. B21-105 genomic region harbors:
- a CDS encoding PfaD family polyunsaturated fatty acid/polyketide biosynthesis protein yields the protein MTMHVPPLRWSGEGYPSTDAASVYQALAELEAPCFVVRTATGTGVVAGGTAVAGGAGPVVLAAAQPLPPHRLGSAAFLAAHGVSRPYMAGAMAGGIASADLVIALARAGCLASYGAAGLLPETIAKALARFAAEIPSQPYAVNLIHSPSEQRLEREAVELFLAHGVRCVEASAYMDLTPHVVRYRLAGLSRGPDGRVVAGNRLIAKVSRPETAERFMRPAPAALVSALSAQGLITSEQAGLAHHVPLADDITVEADSGGHTDRRPLPVLLPTLLRLRDAVQREHRYPVPVRVGAAGGLGTPGAVAAAFAMGAAYVVTGSVNQACLESGASPAARAKLAEAGIADCDMAPAADMFEMGVELQVLKKGTLFPMRARRLYQLYQAFDGLEAIPADERAKLEQQVFRRPLEEVWQECVGYFERRDPEQLARAAGNPKRRMALVFRWYLGMASRWAVTGDEERSMDYQIWCGPAMGGFNDWVTGSYLKNPANRRAAEVAHHLLRGAAFHTRLAQLRTAGVGIPSACADYRPVPLEAPAGQTPAGAR from the coding sequence ATGACCATGCACGTGCCCCCGCTCCGCTGGTCCGGGGAGGGGTACCCGAGCACCGACGCCGCGAGCGTCTACCAGGCTCTGGCCGAACTGGAGGCCCCCTGCTTCGTCGTACGGACGGCGACCGGGACCGGTGTCGTCGCCGGTGGCACCGCGGTGGCGGGCGGAGCGGGACCGGTGGTGCTCGCCGCGGCCCAGCCGCTGCCCCCGCACCGCCTCGGCTCCGCCGCGTTCCTCGCCGCCCACGGGGTGAGCCGGCCCTACATGGCCGGCGCCATGGCGGGCGGGATCGCCTCCGCCGACCTGGTGATCGCGCTGGCCCGTGCCGGATGTCTGGCGTCCTACGGGGCCGCCGGACTGCTGCCGGAGACGATCGCGAAGGCGCTTGCCCGGTTCGCCGCCGAGATCCCCAGCCAGCCGTACGCCGTCAACCTGATCCACTCGCCGAGTGAGCAGCGGCTCGAACGGGAGGCGGTGGAGCTGTTCCTCGCGCACGGTGTGCGCTGTGTCGAGGCCTCCGCCTACATGGACCTCACCCCGCACGTGGTGCGCTACCGGCTGGCCGGGCTGAGCCGGGGCCCCGACGGCCGGGTGGTGGCCGGGAACCGGCTGATCGCCAAGGTGTCGCGGCCCGAGACCGCCGAACGCTTCATGCGCCCGGCGCCCGCGGCCCTGGTCAGCGCGCTTTCGGCGCAGGGGCTGATCACCTCGGAGCAGGCCGGGCTCGCCCACCATGTGCCGCTGGCCGACGACATCACCGTGGAGGCGGACTCCGGGGGGCACACGGACCGGCGTCCGCTGCCGGTGCTGCTGCCCACGCTGCTCCGGCTGCGTGACGCGGTCCAGCGCGAGCACCGCTATCCGGTGCCGGTCCGGGTCGGCGCGGCCGGCGGGCTCGGTACCCCCGGCGCGGTGGCCGCCGCCTTCGCGATGGGCGCCGCGTACGTGGTCACCGGGTCCGTCAACCAGGCGTGCCTGGAGTCCGGGGCGTCGCCGGCCGCGCGGGCGAAGCTGGCCGAGGCGGGCATCGCCGACTGCGACATGGCGCCGGCCGCCGACATGTTCGAGATGGGCGTGGAGCTGCAGGTGCTGAAGAAGGGCACGCTGTTCCCGATGCGGGCCCGCCGTCTGTACCAGCTCTACCAGGCCTTCGACGGGCTAGAGGCGATCCCGGCGGACGAGCGGGCCAAGCTGGAGCAGCAGGTCTTCCGGCGTCCGCTGGAGGAGGTGTGGCAGGAGTGCGTGGGCTACTTCGAGCGCCGTGACCCCGAGCAGCTCGCCCGTGCCGCCGGCAACCCCAAGCGCCGGATGGCGCTCGTCTTCCGCTGGTACCTCGGCATGGCCTCGCGCTGGGCGGTGACCGGTGACGAGGAACGGAGCATGGACTACCAGATCTGGTGCGGTCCGGCGATGGGCGGCTTCAACGACTGGGTGACCGGCAGCTATCTGAAGAACCCGGCCAACCGGCGGGCCGCCGAGGTCGCGCATCACCTGCTGCGGGGCGCCGCCTTCCACACCCGGCTGGCCCAGCTGCGCACGGCCGGGGTGGGCATCCCGTCCGCGTGCGCGGACTACCGGCCGGTGCCGCTGGAGGCCCCGGCGGGCCAGACCCCGGCGGGCGCCCGATGA
- a CDS encoding 4'-phosphopantetheinyl transferase family protein has protein sequence MSDRHLWLLPEPAAGAFVARLGGTDLLSGGERARCERALAPHGRLRHVAARLLARHALSDRSGHPVGSWRFRTAEDGRPEPDRPADSGLRFNLSHTDGLIACVITDGGRACGVDAEPSPAGADAVAHLPRHFAERERADLAAVADPEARAARVAAHWVLKEAYLKALGTGLRRPLSSFAFTGLSGPRIRLHDPERSVARWHFDLVRPTPHHVVAVATEESRPGGLSTVTLSG, from the coding sequence ATGTCGGACCGTCATCTGTGGTTGCTGCCCGAACCGGCGGCCGGGGCGTTCGTGGCGCGTCTGGGCGGGACGGACCTGCTCAGCGGCGGCGAGCGGGCCCGCTGCGAGCGCGCGCTCGCGCCGCACGGCCGGCTGCGGCACGTCGCCGCGCGGCTGCTGGCGCGGCACGCGCTCAGCGACCGCTCCGGTCACCCGGTCGGCTCCTGGCGGTTCCGCACCGCCGAGGACGGCAGGCCGGAGCCGGACCGCCCGGCCGACTCAGGCCTGCGTTTCAACCTCTCGCACACGGACGGCCTGATCGCCTGCGTCATCACCGACGGGGGCCGGGCCTGCGGCGTGGACGCGGAACCCTCGCCGGCCGGCGCGGACGCCGTGGCGCATCTGCCGCGGCACTTCGCGGAGCGGGAGCGGGCCGACCTGGCGGCCGTGGCGGACCCGGAAGCCCGGGCCGCGCGGGTCGCCGCGCACTGGGTGCTCAAGGAGGCCTACCTCAAAGCGCTCGGCACCGGGCTGCGCCGCCCCCTGTCCTCGTTCGCGTTCACCGGCCTGTCCGGCCCCCGTATCCGTCTCCACGACCCCGAACGGTCCGTCGCGCGCTGGCATTTCGACCTCGTGCGTCCGACCCCGCACCACGTGGTGGCCGTCGCCACCGAAGAGTCCCGGCCCGGAGGGCTGAGCACCGTCACCCTGTCCGGCTGA
- a CDS encoding acyl-CoA dehydrogenase family protein, which produces MQSDPKTELIALAARLEDFLGDPHDPASRMPFDQVMEYDEREEFPFALLGLLRRWGVPEYSLPGAQGGRAGNVETGFNLARIVARRCSSTATAMVINNLAFMPVWIGGTDEQKRRLIADMKDGHSMSWGLSERDHGSDLLASGTTARKVAGGYLVSGEKWLIGTATMADRMTLFVRTGERPGPGAFSILVLDKARTPVDTVRELPREKLHGLRGMDISGLRTEDAFVPDENLIGAEGQGLEIALKATQAARAVINGLAMSAADTALRLTLDFTEQRMIFGQAVSDIPYSRRQLTEAFADLMICDAVSLGAVRSLQAAPEQTSVWTSVAKYFLPTLLERSVSQLSVVLGARFFLRGHARYGVFQKMLRDLLVANFADGNTVVNLRNLGQQLGGLLDGATGADDATRARAAERAGVLFGMHRPLPVYEPWKQELFSRGADDALLAAPDGLARLRELAGDAKEEERGRLLRAADAAQELLDHAGKLADRRSALQARLGRGYGQSAELFDLAKQYCLLHATAACVLTFVHSHEVLEDPLPNAAVLLLQLERLRRQLHPHESITDQADVDEVMRVLRHQYREHRLFSYWQFPLAHS; this is translated from the coding sequence ATGCAATCCGACCCCAAGACCGAACTGATCGCGCTCGCCGCGCGGTTGGAGGACTTTCTCGGCGATCCGCACGATCCGGCGAGCCGGATGCCGTTCGACCAGGTGATGGAGTACGACGAGCGCGAGGAGTTCCCGTTCGCGCTGCTCGGTCTGTTGCGCCGGTGGGGCGTCCCGGAGTACTCGCTGCCCGGCGCCCAGGGCGGCCGGGCCGGGAACGTGGAGACCGGCTTCAACCTGGCGCGGATCGTCGCCCGGCGCTGCTCGTCCACCGCCACCGCGATGGTGATCAACAACCTCGCCTTCATGCCGGTGTGGATCGGCGGCACCGACGAGCAGAAGCGCCGGCTGATCGCGGACATGAAGGACGGCCACAGCATGTCCTGGGGGCTGTCCGAGCGCGACCACGGCAGCGACCTCCTGGCGAGCGGGACGACCGCGCGCAAGGTGGCCGGCGGCTACCTCGTCAGCGGAGAGAAGTGGCTGATCGGGACCGCCACCATGGCCGACCGGATGACCCTGTTCGTGCGCACCGGCGAACGGCCGGGCCCCGGCGCCTTCTCCATCCTCGTCCTGGACAAGGCGCGCACCCCGGTGGACACCGTGCGGGAGCTGCCCCGCGAGAAGCTGCACGGTCTGCGCGGCATGGACATCAGCGGTCTGCGCACCGAGGACGCGTTCGTGCCGGACGAGAACCTGATCGGCGCGGAGGGCCAGGGACTCGAGATCGCCCTCAAGGCCACCCAGGCGGCCCGCGCTGTCATCAACGGTCTCGCGATGTCCGCGGCCGACACGGCGCTGCGTCTCACGCTGGACTTCACCGAGCAGCGCATGATCTTCGGCCAGGCGGTGAGCGACATCCCCTACAGCCGCCGCCAGCTCACCGAGGCATTCGCCGACCTGATGATCTGTGACGCGGTGAGTCTCGGCGCGGTGCGCAGCCTCCAGGCCGCGCCGGAGCAGACCAGTGTGTGGACGTCGGTCGCCAAGTACTTCCTGCCGACCCTGCTGGAACGCTCCGTGTCCCAGCTCAGCGTGGTGCTCGGCGCCCGGTTCTTCCTGCGCGGCCATGCCCGCTACGGCGTCTTCCAGAAGATGCTGCGCGATCTGCTGGTGGCCAACTTCGCCGACGGCAACACCGTGGTGAACCTGCGGAACCTGGGTCAGCAGCTGGGCGGGCTGCTGGACGGCGCGACCGGGGCGGACGACGCGACCAGGGCCCGTGCCGCCGAGCGGGCCGGCGTCCTGTTCGGCATGCACCGGCCGCTGCCGGTGTACGAGCCGTGGAAGCAGGAGCTCTTCAGCCGGGGCGCGGACGACGCGCTGCTCGCCGCCCCCGACGGGCTCGCGCGGCTGCGGGAACTGGCCGGTGACGCGAAGGAGGAGGAGCGCGGCAGGCTGCTGCGAGCCGCCGACGCGGCGCAGGAACTACTGGATCACGCCGGGAAGTTGGCCGACCGGCGCAGTGCGTTGCAGGCCCGTCTGGGCCGCGGCTACGGCCAGAGCGCCGAGCTGTTCGACCTCGCGAAGCAGTACTGCCTGCTGCACGCCACCGCGGCCTGTGTGCTGACCTTTGTGCACTCGCACGAGGTGCTGGAGGATCCGCTGCCCAACGCGGCGGTGCTGCTGCTTCAGCTGGAGCGGTTGCGCCGGCAGCTGCACCCGCACGAGTCGATCACGGACCAGGCCGACGTCGACGAGGTCATGCGGGTGCTGCGTCACCAGTACCGGGAGCACCGGCTGTTCTCGTACTGGCAGTTCCCGCTGGCCCACAGCTGA
- a CDS encoding 3-hydroxyacyl-[acyl-carrier-protein] dehydratase FabA, translated as METQRVLQQATLSRAEALLDTGPARTNPAAPTASTVPTASPAGRPAAPALPAAAPSALSPAPAPRALPPVPESPAPPLGRGDEIWNEADLLEFATGSVAKVFGERFAPIDGYGKRVRLPAPPYHFVTRVTALKGETGVFEPATITTEYDVPDDAWYAVDGGVPPAVTVEAGQCDLLLVSYLGIDFRNRGERVYRLLDSSLIFHGDLPRTGQTLRYDISIDRFVHNGDTTLFFFSYLCYADGELILELKDACAGFFSAAELATPLGVVMTAKEKAAREALTRTSFKPLARTDRDHLTPADLELLAQGRPGDVFGPDHAQDEGVNPSLRLPHEMLRMIDDVTIDRTGGPRGIGRISATKRLEPDAWYFTCHFPDDPVLAGSLVAEGAVQLLQIYLLHQGLHLTLPDARFQTVTGRRIDVQVRGQITPRDREIRYEVEVMELTLLPRPTVVADVLIYLGDKPVVRMKNLGLKIQEKEGTAYRPETGGMPRFLGRRNRDGEPAMINELHLAHAAKGQLDMAMGPEFEIYRDRRAPYIPNGDFQFVDRVMSLTGARGDLRPGAEMVTEYDSPADAWYYRHNSHPHMPNCVYMESSLQAAIFLGYYLGATLKQPQEEYAIRNLDGRATLVKDVDLRGKTVRHRSRLLMTSAVSGAVLQNFSYELSADGEVFYTGESLFGYFSDNALANQVGLDSGTYVAPWLEQEREQGRPADDRVRRIELPADAAVFTDPALGALRLPGGHFQLVDRVDLVEDGGRHGAGYLTGYREIRPDEWYFDCHFHRDPVMPGSLGVEAVLQAMRLFVLERGLAEGVERPRFAMATDVEMKWKYRGQILRDDRELRFDVHIKEVRREADRVLLIADADLWKPGLRIYELTDVAIEVRSCADDPAAPAAWAPSASASSSSSFSSDEA; from the coding sequence ATGGAGACGCAGCGCGTCCTCCAGCAGGCCACTCTCAGTCGTGCCGAAGCGCTGCTCGACACGGGTCCGGCCCGCACGAACCCGGCAGCCCCGACGGCCTCGACGGTCCCGACGGCCTCGCCGGCCGGGCGTCCGGCTGCCCCGGCCCTCCCGGCCGCCGCTCCGTCCGCGCTCTCCCCCGCACCGGCCCCCAGGGCCCTGCCGCCCGTGCCCGAATCCCCCGCTCCCCCGCTCGGACGCGGCGACGAGATCTGGAACGAGGCCGATCTCCTGGAGTTCGCGACCGGCTCCGTCGCCAAGGTCTTCGGCGAGCGGTTCGCCCCGATCGACGGGTACGGCAAACGCGTCCGTCTCCCGGCGCCCCCGTACCACTTCGTCACCCGCGTCACCGCGCTCAAGGGCGAGACCGGGGTCTTCGAGCCCGCCACCATCACCACCGAGTACGACGTGCCGGACGACGCCTGGTACGCGGTGGACGGCGGTGTCCCGCCGGCGGTGACCGTCGAGGCCGGACAGTGCGACCTGCTCCTGGTCAGCTACCTCGGCATCGACTTCAGGAACCGCGGCGAGCGCGTCTACCGGCTGCTCGACAGCTCCCTGATCTTCCACGGCGATCTGCCGCGCACCGGGCAGACCCTGCGCTACGACATCTCCATCGACCGCTTCGTCCACAACGGCGACACCACGCTCTTCTTCTTCAGCTACCTCTGTTACGCCGACGGCGAGCTGATCCTCGAACTCAAGGACGCCTGCGCCGGCTTCTTCAGCGCGGCGGAACTGGCCACGCCGCTCGGCGTCGTCATGACCGCCAAGGAGAAGGCCGCGCGGGAGGCGCTCACCAGGACCTCGTTCAAGCCGCTGGCCCGCACCGACCGCGATCACCTCACCCCGGCCGACCTGGAACTGCTCGCGCAGGGCCGCCCCGGCGACGTCTTCGGCCCCGACCACGCCCAGGACGAGGGCGTCAACCCCTCCCTGCGTCTCCCCCACGAGATGCTGCGCATGATCGACGACGTCACCATCGACCGCACCGGCGGACCGCGCGGCATCGGACGGATCAGCGCGACCAAGCGACTCGAGCCCGACGCCTGGTACTTCACCTGCCACTTCCCCGACGACCCGGTCCTCGCCGGCTCCCTGGTCGCCGAGGGGGCGGTGCAGCTGCTCCAGATCTACCTGCTGCACCAGGGCCTGCACCTCACACTGCCCGACGCCCGCTTCCAGACCGTGACGGGCCGCCGCATCGACGTCCAGGTGCGCGGTCAGATCACCCCGCGCGACCGGGAGATCCGCTACGAGGTCGAGGTGATGGAACTGACGCTGCTGCCGCGGCCCACCGTGGTCGCCGACGTCCTCATCTACCTCGGCGACAAGCCCGTCGTCCGGATGAAGAACCTGGGCCTGAAGATCCAGGAGAAGGAGGGCACCGCGTACCGCCCGGAGACCGGCGGGATGCCGCGGTTCCTCGGCCGCCGCAACCGCGACGGCGAGCCGGCGATGATCAACGAGCTGCATCTGGCGCACGCCGCCAAGGGGCAGCTGGACATGGCCATGGGTCCCGAGTTCGAGATCTACCGCGACCGCCGGGCGCCCTACATCCCCAACGGGGACTTCCAGTTCGTCGACCGGGTCATGTCCCTCACCGGCGCCCGCGGCGATCTGCGCCCCGGGGCGGAGATGGTGACCGAGTACGACTCGCCGGCCGACGCCTGGTACTACCGGCACAACTCCCACCCGCACATGCCCAACTGCGTCTACATGGAGTCCTCGCTCCAGGCGGCCATCTTCCTCGGCTACTACCTGGGCGCCACCCTCAAGCAGCCGCAGGAGGAGTACGCGATCCGCAACCTCGACGGCCGTGCCACCCTCGTCAAGGACGTGGACCTGCGCGGGAAGACCGTCCGCCACCGGTCCCGGCTGCTGATGACGAGCGCGGTCTCCGGGGCCGTCCTGCAGAACTTCTCCTACGAACTGTCCGCCGACGGCGAGGTGTTCTACACCGGTGAATCGCTCTTCGGCTACTTCAGCGACAACGCGCTCGCCAACCAGGTCGGCCTCGACAGCGGGACGTACGTCGCGCCGTGGCTCGAACAGGAGCGGGAGCAGGGCCGGCCGGCCGACGACCGGGTGCGGCGCATCGAACTGCCCGCCGACGCGGCCGTGTTCACCGACCCGGCGCTGGGCGCGCTGCGGCTGCCGGGCGGCCACTTCCAGCTCGTGGACCGGGTCGACCTGGTCGAGGACGGCGGCCGGCACGGCGCCGGATATCTCACCGGGTACCGGGAGATCCGTCCCGACGAGTGGTACTTCGACTGCCACTTCCACCGTGACCCGGTGATGCCCGGTTCGCTCGGCGTCGAGGCCGTGCTGCAGGCGATGCGGCTGTTCGTACTGGAGCGCGGACTCGCCGAGGGCGTCGAACGGCCGCGGTTCGCCATGGCGACCGACGTGGAGATGAAGTGGAAGTACCGGGGCCAGATCCTGCGGGACGACCGGGAGCTCCGCTTCGACGTGCACATCAAGGAGGTCCGCCGGGAGGCGGACCGGGTGCTGCTGATCGCCGACGCCGACCTGTGGAAGCCCGGCCTTCGGATCTACGAACTCACCGATGTGGCGATCGAGGTCCGCAGTTGCGCCGACGACCCCGCCGCCCCTGCCGCCTGGGCCCCCTCCGCCTCGGCCTCCTCCTCCTCGTCCTTCTCCTCCGACGAAGCCTGA
- a CDS encoding MerR family transcriptional regulator, producing the protein MRISELSRSSGVSVTTIKYYLREGLLAPGRQTAATQAEYDEQHLRRLRLIRALTGVRGLSVSTTREVLDAVTEHTGDTHRLLGLTLGSVRVGEKPAQDGPEAAEVDELVKELGWDVHASAPARATLAETLGSLRDLGVPLDWRTLLPYARLAERTAVLDLDQLEHLDDPLEAAERALLLTVLLEPALMALRRMAQENESARRHTS; encoded by the coding sequence ATGCGCATCTCCGAACTCAGCCGCAGCAGCGGCGTCTCCGTGACGACGATCAAGTACTACCTGCGCGAGGGGCTCCTCGCGCCCGGCCGTCAGACGGCCGCCACCCAGGCCGAGTACGACGAGCAGCACCTGCGCCGGCTCCGCCTGATCCGCGCGCTGACCGGTGTGCGCGGCCTGTCGGTCAGCACCACCCGCGAGGTGCTCGACGCCGTCACCGAGCACACGGGCGACACCCACCGGCTGCTGGGCCTCACGCTGGGATCCGTCCGGGTGGGCGAGAAGCCCGCGCAGGACGGACCGGAGGCGGCCGAGGTCGACGAACTCGTCAAGGAGCTGGGCTGGGACGTGCATGCGTCGGCGCCCGCCCGCGCCACCCTCGCCGAGACCCTGGGCTCCCTGCGTGACCTCGGCGTTCCGCTCGACTGGCGGACCCTGCTGCCGTACGCGCGGCTCGCCGAGCGCACCGCCGTCCTCGATCTCGACCAGCTCGAGCATCTGGACGACCCGCTGGAGGCCGCCGAACGCGCCCTGCTGCTGACCGTCCTCCTGGAGCCCGCGCTGATGGCGCTCCGGCGCATGGCCCAGGAGAACGAGTCGGCCCGCAGGCACACTTCCTAG
- a CDS encoding acyl-CoA dehydrogenase family protein, giving the protein MTQASTPAPLTPERLEETLGDPYDDDNPYGFAAAVARDEADAFPEELCAALRGTGFHLAYLPQEWGGSFETFDRSIALVRAAARRDVNVMPGTMFSIIAATCLQIHGSPEQRERVAAILREGGAVAFALSEAEHGSDLLAGEVRLADDGTLHGEKWMVGNGSRCSAVYVVARTGERGPGAFSSFLLDLAGLRAESDGLTRAASPRTGGMRGMDFAHLRFAGLPVPEDARVGRAGEGLEVAIKAQQAVRLMSMAGSLGIADSALRLALDFALERRFGRAVLSETPYVRRDLAAASAALIAADAVALAASRGVHALPEAFSVWGPAAKHVVAEASEELVRRCGAVLATRSVLRAGAPGSGMFQKLQRDAQVVRVIDASPLANLRSYAGQIRTLAAGGAEVKPDVLESVFTPGAPLPPYRPALFDLVTRGADPVLGGLGPVADAVGEALRGDEGPAAALVAELAGQVAVLPALTERATARGADPNELVDLAERYAWLHGAAACLRLWWANRDRSLYGAAPGSPGWLGAALGYLMARADGVDPRRRGPALSPALDAALALRERNRMFTALPVVLAARRAAS; this is encoded by the coding sequence GTGACCCAGGCGTCGACTCCCGCGCCGCTGACTCCCGAGCGCCTGGAGGAGACGCTGGGCGACCCCTACGACGACGACAATCCGTACGGGTTCGCGGCGGCGGTGGCCCGCGACGAGGCCGACGCGTTCCCCGAGGAGCTGTGCGCGGCGCTGCGGGGCACGGGCTTCCATCTCGCCTACCTGCCCCAGGAGTGGGGAGGCTCCTTCGAGACGTTCGACCGCAGCATCGCCCTGGTGCGGGCCGCCGCCCGCCGGGACGTGAACGTGATGCCCGGCACCATGTTCAGCATCATCGCCGCGACCTGTCTGCAGATCCACGGCAGCCCGGAGCAGCGCGAGCGGGTCGCGGCGATCCTGCGTGAGGGCGGGGCCGTGGCGTTCGCGCTGTCCGAGGCGGAGCACGGCAGCGATCTGCTGGCGGGCGAGGTGCGGCTGGCCGACGACGGAACGCTGCACGGCGAGAAGTGGATGGTCGGCAACGGAAGTCGCTGCTCGGCCGTCTACGTGGTGGCCCGGACCGGGGAGCGCGGGCCCGGCGCCTTCTCCTCGTTCCTGCTCGACCTCGCCGGACTGCGGGCGGAGAGCGACGGTCTGACCCGGGCGGCCTCGCCGCGCACCGGCGGGATGCGCGGCATGGACTTCGCGCATCTGCGGTTCGCCGGGCTGCCGGTGCCCGAGGACGCCCGGGTCGGGAGGGCGGGCGAGGGCCTGGAGGTCGCCATCAAGGCGCAGCAGGCGGTCCGGCTGATGAGCATGGCCGGCTCGCTGGGCATCGCGGACTCGGCGCTGCGGCTCGCCCTCGACTTCGCCCTCGAGCGCCGGTTCGGGCGGGCCGTGCTCAGTGAGACGCCGTACGTGCGCCGGGATCTGGCGGCCGCCTCGGCCGCGCTGATCGCCGCGGACGCGGTGGCGCTGGCCGCCTCCAGGGGGGTCCACGCGCTGCCGGAGGCCTTCAGCGTGTGGGGCCCGGCGGCCAAGCACGTGGTGGCCGAGGCGAGCGAGGAACTGGTCCGGCGCTGTGGGGCGGTGCTCGCCACGCGTTCGGTGCTGCGGGCCGGCGCGCCGGGCTCCGGAATGTTCCAGAAGTTGCAGCGCGACGCGCAGGTGGTGCGGGTCATCGACGCCAGTCCGCTGGCCAACCTGCGGTCCTACGCGGGTCAGATCCGCACGCTGGCGGCCGGCGGCGCGGAGGTGAAGCCGGACGTGCTGGAGAGCGTCTTCACCCCGGGCGCCCCGCTCCCGCCGTACCGGCCGGCCCTGTTCGATCTCGTCACGCGCGGGGCCGATCCGGTGCTGGGCGGTCTCGGGCCGGTCGCCGACGCCGTCGGCGAGGCGCTGCGGGGGGACGAGGGGCCCGCCGCCGCCCTGGTCGCCGAGCTGGCCGGGCAGGTGGCCGTGCTCCCCGCGCTGACCGAGCGGGCCACCGCCCGTGGCGCCGACCCCAACGAGCTGGTGGATCTCGCCGAACGGTACGCCTGGCTGCACGGCGCCGCCGCCTGCCTCCGCCTGTGGTGGGCGAACCGGGACCGCTCGCTCTACGGCGCCGCGCCCGGTTCCCCCGGCTGGCTCGGCGCGGCCCTCGGCTACCTCATGGCCCGCGCGGACGGCGTCGACCCACGCCGGCGCGGCCCCGCACTGTCGCCCGCGCTGGACGCGGCGCTGGCGCTGCGTGAGCGCAACCGGATGTTCACCGCCCTGCCCGTCGTCCTGGCCGCCCGGCGCGCGGCCTCCTGA
- a CDS encoding NAD(P)/FAD-dependent oxidoreductase yields the protein MSPKPSIAVVGGGVAGLSAAYGLREHAEITLFERDDRFGGHASTVEVEDAGQLLGLDTAFVVHNRPGYPNLTGFFDELGVTTQPLPTGFNFFDLDAVFQYGSAELDLPEEEVVARYPEHFQTIWREARRFHEEGRRDFFRKRTNMPMGEYLDRGGYSQEFRYGYFILLCSAVWSVPAELIWEMPATTVIAFFMAHDEGGLGGRRVDWRTVTGGSVSYVRKALTAIDAKARLSEPVTGIRQLEHGVVVRTAAGEERFDHVVLATHADTARSLLENPTPAQAKLLAELRYNASSVVLHTDASVMPVDEKRWEAWNYGKVTIDGTPRPYVVYYMNKLHDFESATDYFVTLDCPLPIREESVIRAFHYEHPVIDMAMRDAQQTIYDVNDGPRVKLCGSYFHSRQQYHDQIGSHEAAFSSGKEAAAQLLRELGRQPRRQVTATGQATGHGNRSRH from the coding sequence ATGTCCCCCAAGCCCAGCATCGCCGTCGTCGGCGGTGGCGTCGCCGGCCTCTCCGCGGCGTACGGCCTGCGCGAGCACGCCGAGATCACCCTGTTCGAACGGGACGACCGCTTCGGCGGCCACGCCAGCACCGTGGAGGTGGAGGACGCGGGCCAACTCCTCGGCCTGGACACCGCGTTCGTCGTCCACAACCGGCCCGGCTACCCCAACCTGACCGGGTTCTTCGACGAACTGGGGGTCACGACGCAGCCGTTGCCGACCGGTTTCAACTTCTTCGACCTCGATGCCGTCTTCCAGTACGGCAGCGCCGAGTTGGACCTCCCGGAGGAGGAGGTCGTCGCGCGCTACCCCGAGCACTTCCAGACCATCTGGCGCGAGGCCCGCCGGTTCCACGAGGAGGGCCGCCGGGACTTCTTCCGCAAGCGGACGAACATGCCGATGGGCGAGTACCTCGACCGGGGCGGCTACAGCCAGGAGTTCCGGTACGGGTACTTCATCCTGCTGTGCAGCGCGGTGTGGTCGGTGCCAGCCGAGCTGATCTGGGAGATGCCGGCCACGACGGTGATCGCCTTCTTCATGGCCCACGACGAGGGGGGCCTCGGCGGCCGCCGCGTCGACTGGCGGACCGTGACCGGGGGTTCGGTCTCCTACGTGCGCAAGGCGCTCACCGCGATCGACGCGAAGGCACGGCTGTCCGAGCCGGTGACCGGGATCCGGCAGCTCGAGCACGGGGTCGTGGTGCGCACCGCCGCCGGCGAGGAGCGCTTCGACCACGTGGTGCTCGCCACGCACGCCGACACCGCCCGCTCGCTGCTGGAGAACCCGACGCCGGCCCAGGCGAAGCTGCTCGCGGAGCTGCGCTACAACGCGTCCTCGGTGGTCCTGCACACCGACGCCTCGGTGATGCCGGTCGACGAGAAGCGGTGGGAGGCCTGGAACTACGGCAAGGTGACCATCGACGGGACGCCGCGCCCGTACGTCGTCTACTACATGAACAAGCTGCACGACTTCGAGTCGGCGACCGACTACTTCGTCACGCTCGACTGCCCGCTGCCGATCCGCGAGGAGTCGGTCATCCGGGCCTTCCACTACGAGCACCCGGTCATCGACATGGCGATGCGCGACGCGCAGCAGACCATCTACGACGTCAACGACGGTCCCCGGGTCAAGCTGTGCGGCTCCTACTTCCACTCCAGGCAGCAGTACCACGACCAGATCGGCTCGCACGAGGCGGCGTTCTCCTCCGGGAAGGAGGCGGCGGCCCAACTGCTGCGGGAGCTGGGCCGCCAGCCACGGCGACAGGTCACGGCAACAGGTCAGGCAACAGGTCACGGCAACAGGTCACGGCACTAG